The following proteins are encoded in a genomic region of Bacillus sp. FJAT-22090:
- a CDS encoding M20/M25/M40 family metallo-hydrolase produces the protein MINTYDEVLKITNNLVNIESIVNTEGEIDISKSLVKIISNIPYFQKNPDYVFTSQTVDDEIERYNVFAFVKGTKGSSNKTVVLMGHTDTVGIDDYNSLKEKACFPNDLQEALKHEKIPPLVKEHLESNEWLFGRGTLDMKSGVASNYYLLKYYSEHPEELNGNIVFFAECDEEDSSHGVLSGLNDLKKMKTEYGFEYEALINSDFVAPRYEGDENRYIYKGSVGKLLPSFYITGAETHVGSSFEGLDPNYIAAELTRQIAYNPELCDKSLGETPMPPVTLKQTDFKDTYTVQTALASYVYYNFFVQSWSPKEVLEKLKEQAEIAFNNVITNLTNHYKRYCEISEQEYTKLPWKTRVLFFEELEQSIISQHGESYKEHMKNFKENLLENKELDVRMFSAKVVEEAWKWEKDKTPAIVIFYSSLYSPRVEVTGKNEKEKNLLAALDHAIEKVQPHYNKPIVQRNYFPYICDMSCVAINDDEDSIKSVISNNPSWGTKHFVDYDAIRELNIPAINIGPYGYDAHNRYERTELKYTMEIMPNLTNLVIEKLLSN, from the coding sequence ATGATAAATACGTATGATGAAGTCTTAAAAATTACTAATAATCTTGTAAATATTGAAAGTATTGTTAATACTGAAGGTGAAATTGATATATCAAAATCACTTGTCAAAATAATTTCTAACATACCATACTTTCAAAAAAATCCAGACTACGTGTTTACTTCACAAACGGTAGATGATGAGATTGAAAGATATAACGTATTTGCTTTTGTTAAAGGTACAAAAGGTAGCAGTAATAAAACAGTCGTATTAATGGGGCATACTGATACAGTAGGAATTGATGATTATAATAGCTTGAAAGAAAAAGCCTGTTTTCCTAATGATCTACAAGAAGCATTAAAACATGAAAAGATACCGCCATTAGTTAAAGAACATTTGGAATCAAATGAATGGTTATTTGGCAGAGGAACACTAGACATGAAAAGCGGCGTTGCAAGTAATTATTATCTATTAAAATATTACTCAGAACACCCTGAAGAGTTGAACGGCAATATTGTGTTCTTTGCTGAGTGTGATGAGGAAGACAGCTCACATGGAGTATTATCTGGTCTAAATGATTTGAAAAAAATGAAAACAGAATACGGCTTTGAATATGAAGCATTAATTAATTCCGATTTTGTTGCACCTAGGTATGAAGGTGATGAAAATAGATATATCTATAAAGGTAGTGTCGGAAAGTTGCTTCCATCTTTCTATATAACGGGTGCTGAAACACATGTTGGTTCTAGCTTTGAAGGGCTTGATCCTAATTATATTGCGGCAGAGCTAACTAGACAAATTGCGTATAATCCTGAGCTATGTGATAAATCATTAGGTGAAACCCCTATGCCACCTGTAACTCTGAAGCAAACTGATTTTAAAGATACGTATACAGTTCAAACAGCTCTTGCCTCATATGTATATTATAATTTCTTTGTTCAATCGTGGTCTCCTAAAGAAGTTCTTGAAAAACTAAAGGAGCAAGCTGAAATTGCATTTAATAATGTAATAACAAACTTGACCAATCACTATAAGAGATATTGTGAAATCAGCGAACAAGAATATACAAAATTGCCATGGAAAACTAGAGTGTTGTTTTTTGAGGAACTAGAACAATCGATTATTTCACAACATGGTGAAAGTTATAAAGAACATATGAAAAACTTTAAAGAAAACTTATTAGAAAACAAAGAATTGGATGTACGTATGTTTTCAGCAAAAGTTGTTGAAGAAGCCTGGAAATGGGAAAAAGATAAGACTCCTGCTATAGTTATTTTTTATTCTTCACTCTATTCTCCACGCGTAGAGGTGACCGGAAAAAATGAGAAAGAAAAAAATCTATTAGCAGCTTTAGATCATGCCATTGAAAAAGTTCAACCTCATTATAATAAACCTATTGTACAAAGAAATTATTTCCCGTACATCTGTGACATGAGCTGTGTAGCTATAAATGACGATGAAGACAGTATAAAGTCAGTTATAAGTAATAACCCAAGTTGGGGAACGAAACATTTTGTAGATTATGATGCAATTAGAGAATTGAATATTCCAGCGATTAATATAGGTCCATATGGTTATGATGCACACAATAGATATGAGAGAACTGAATTAAAATATACGATGGAAATAATGCCTAATTTAACAAATTTAGTGATAGAAAAATTACTAAGTAACTAA
- a CDS encoding SDR family NAD(P)-dependent oxidoreductase encodes MGTKHSSLEKKIVVITGGASGIGLATAQRFVEEGAIVAILDINSESIEKKLEENLGIAKGYVVDVSNPKSVNDVFINIKNDLGGVDVFIANAGISVRSKFLDITPEQWNKVLNINLNGVFYTSQAAAKIMVEQGRGVILMTASTNGVTGHPFYADYNASKAGVNLLARTMALELAPIIRVNTICPGYVLTPMQMAEYTPEMLEVVNAGIPLKRHADPKEVAALYAFLASEESAYITGQTIAIDGGELS; translated from the coding sequence ATGGGAACTAAACATAGTAGTTTAGAAAAGAAAATAGTTGTTATCACAGGAGGGGCTAGTGGTATAGGTTTAGCCACTGCACAACGTTTTGTAGAAGAGGGAGCAATAGTAGCTATTCTAGATATTAATTCAGAAAGTATTGAAAAGAAGTTGGAAGAAAACCTTGGCATTGCTAAAGGATATGTAGTGGATGTTAGTAATCCTAAAAGTGTTAATGATGTCTTTATAAATATTAAAAACGATTTAGGTGGAGTGGACGTTTTTATAGCGAATGCTGGTATTAGCGTTCGATCAAAATTCCTCGATATTACGCCAGAACAATGGAATAAGGTTTTAAATATTAATTTAAACGGTGTGTTTTATACTTCCCAAGCAGCAGCGAAAATAATGGTTGAACAGGGGAGGGGGGTTATCCTCATGACAGCGTCTACGAATGGAGTTACGGGCCATCCTTTCTATGCAGACTATAATGCTTCGAAAGCTGGTGTTAATCTTTTAGCTAGGACGATGGCATTAGAATTGGCTCCTATAATTCGGGTTAACACTATATGTCCAGGATATGTATTAACACCAATGCAAATGGCTGAGTACACACCTGAGATGTTGGAAGTTGTAAATGCAGGTATTCCTTTGAAACGACATGCAGATCCAAAAGAAGTAGCTGCTTTATATGCCTTTCTTGCTTCTGAAGAATCGGCGTATATTACAGGCCAAACAATCGCAATTGATGGTGGGGAATTATCTTGA
- the gcvPB gene encoding aminomethyl-transferring glycine dehydrogenase subunit GcvPB, with protein sequence MKKIQRQTVNVNFHQAKWNEPIIFELHQPGEVGVEVPQAPQEIVDAVGDAVTSIPQNMSRRSKPNLPEIGQARVLRHYVRLSQETLGSDFNVEIGQGTCTMKYIPKINELLIRNSKMMELHPLQDVSTVQGMLEIIHNLDLAMREISGMDAFSFQPSGGTQALFAMASIVRKYFEVKGEADHRNEIITTIFSHPSQAATAVVKGYKIITVHPDENGFPDIEKLKEVVSERTAGFVVANPEDTGIYNSKIKEFTKIVHDVGGLCYYDQANANGLLGITRAKEAGFDMCFFNLHKTFAAPHMCGGPATGALGVTEELKAYLPGPIVEKNGNQYVLNEKLEHSIGKVRSFHGVAQTILRSYAWIRALGPEGLKAVAETAVLNNNYLYSKVTKIRGASAPYVLGQRLEQVRYSWEQLEKETGVTTEDVQRRMTDFGLHYWTSHHPYIVPQPFTLEPTESYSKADLDEYIQALEQISKEAYENPEVVKNAPQNSTIHQLIEADYLDDPTKWCISWRVYQEKIKNQEKITSYNY encoded by the coding sequence GTGAAAAAAATTCAAAGACAGACTGTAAATGTAAATTTTCATCAAGCCAAGTGGAATGAGCCTATTATTTTTGAACTGCATCAGCCTGGAGAAGTTGGGGTTGAAGTACCGCAAGCTCCGCAAGAAATTGTAGATGCAGTGGGAGATGCTGTTACTAGTATACCGCAAAATATGAGTCGAAGAAGTAAGCCAAATTTACCAGAAATCGGCCAAGCACGTGTATTACGACATTATGTGCGTCTTTCTCAGGAAACATTAGGTTCTGATTTCAATGTTGAAATTGGTCAAGGGACATGTACGATGAAGTACATTCCAAAAATTAATGAGTTATTAATACGCAATTCAAAAATGATGGAGTTACACCCTCTACAAGATGTAAGTACAGTTCAAGGGATGTTAGAAATAATTCACAATTTGGACCTAGCTATGCGTGAGATTTCAGGTATGGATGCTTTCTCTTTCCAACCTAGTGGGGGTACCCAGGCATTATTTGCGATGGCATCGATTGTGCGTAAGTATTTTGAAGTGAAGGGTGAGGCAGATCATCGTAATGAAATTATTACAACGATTTTTTCTCATCCATCTCAAGCAGCAACTGCAGTTGTTAAGGGATATAAAATTATTACCGTTCATCCAGATGAAAATGGATTTCCGGATATTGAAAAGTTAAAAGAAGTTGTATCCGAAAGAACTGCTGGTTTTGTAGTTGCTAACCCGGAGGATACAGGGATTTACAATTCAAAAATTAAAGAGTTTACAAAAATTGTACACGATGTAGGTGGTCTCTGTTACTACGATCAAGCGAATGCCAATGGGTTATTAGGAATTACACGTGCAAAAGAAGCAGGATTCGATATGTGTTTCTTCAATTTACACAAGACGTTTGCAGCTCCTCACATGTGCGGTGGACCAGCAACGGGAGCACTAGGTGTAACAGAGGAATTAAAAGCTTATTTACCAGGGCCGATTGTTGAAAAAAATGGCAATCAATATGTATTAAATGAGAAATTAGAGCACTCAATTGGAAAGGTACGTTCTTTCCACGGCGTAGCACAAACCATCTTACGCTCGTATGCTTGGATTCGTGCATTAGGACCGGAAGGCCTTAAAGCAGTGGCAGAGACTGCTGTGTTAAATAATAACTATTTATATAGTAAAGTAACAAAAATTCGTGGCGCAAGTGCACCGTATGTACTGGGACAACGCCTGGAACAAGTTCGTTATAGTTGGGAACAGCTAGAGAAAGAAACTGGCGTAACAACAGAGGATGTACAACGTCGCATGACAGACTTTGGTTTGCATTATTGGACCAGTCACCATCCATATATTGTGCCGCAACCATTTACACTAGAGCCGACAGAATCCTATTCTAAGGCAGACTTAGATGAATATATCCAAGCGCTTGAACAGATTTCGAAGGAAGCTTATGAAAATCCAGAAGTGGTGAAAAATGCGCCACAAAATAGTACGATTCATCAGTTAATTGAAGCTGATTATTTGGATGATCCAACTAAGTGGTGTATTTCATGGAGAGTATATCAAGAAAAAATTAAAAATCAGGAAAAAATAACAAGCTATAACTATTAG
- a CDS encoding ribonuclease YeeF family protein: MKILDVDLFQDGLQRNITMLDRIRSEIEAVHRAVDGLVQMEDQLKGEGGNAIRSFYGECHLPFLQYFQLFTDNFKQVLHQMEAALHSLEPDSAGYILEQFLEGELEQGLTLIGQLTASLTDETNSIMDQVSDIVGLPHLDDSGVQEGVINSKRKRDDTVTQLHEFDSSQTNALTAIEQDMQTMETWLEDLEGLFKDGLTDVHFQTNQWAALASCNPLLTDLTTSANSDIDSAEVESENDTIVDTGIEVVKGIGTGLYDSGKDFVVGLWDTITNPKATLDGLVNAVTNPVETYNTIKTAISESYDRDMVNGDANSRAHWVTYAIGTVATSIIGTKGTTAIVKTGTTAVKAAAPTIVATTKRASSSLVNLLPYTPRPQLAMAGEIPYNVVNSAGYKDQLLNMAEVESGVKGTGYSGKVVSGAEWSKIKTYSADEANKWWKDNMGYENSPYKLGTIVSEVKLSKNTKFVRVYDGDVSGQFGGWLMKAEDIAELTPQQIRDKFALPAVPKYITDVNVPADTVLRTGIVNPLEGWGAGGGVQFDLMGKRIGEFTNPRLLP; the protein is encoded by the coding sequence ATGAAAATATTGGATGTAGATTTATTTCAAGATGGGCTTCAACGCAACATTACTATGCTAGACAGGATAAGAAGTGAAATAGAAGCAGTCCATCGAGCAGTCGATGGGCTCGTACAGATGGAGGATCAATTGAAAGGCGAGGGAGGGAATGCCATTCGCTCCTTTTATGGAGAGTGCCATTTGCCATTTCTTCAATATTTCCAATTGTTCACCGATAATTTCAAACAAGTTCTTCACCAGATGGAGGCAGCTCTTCACTCACTCGAACCTGATTCGGCAGGCTACATACTAGAACAATTCCTTGAAGGCGAGCTGGAACAAGGACTTACGCTGATCGGCCAGTTGACAGCTAGTTTGACTGATGAAACTAACAGTATCATGGATCAGGTAAGTGACATTGTCGGGCTACCCCACTTAGATGATAGCGGAGTACAGGAGGGAGTCATTAATTCTAAGAGGAAACGTGATGACACGGTCACTCAACTTCACGAATTCGATTCATCTCAGACGAACGCACTGACGGCAATTGAACAAGATATGCAGACAATGGAAACTTGGCTTGAGGATTTAGAGGGGTTATTTAAAGACGGACTTACCGATGTACATTTTCAAACAAATCAATGGGCAGCCTTGGCTTCGTGTAACCCGCTCTTAACCGATTTGACCACATCCGCTAACTCCGATATTGACTCCGCGGAAGTGGAGAGTGAGAATGATACTATAGTGGATACTGGTATAGAGGTAGTTAAAGGAATAGGGACGGGTCTCTATGATTCGGGAAAAGATTTCGTGGTTGGCCTATGGGATACAATCACAAACCCTAAGGCAACTCTCGATGGTCTTGTGAATGCAGTCACAAATCCTGTAGAGACTTATAACACCATTAAAACGGCAATCTCCGAATCCTATGACCGAGATATGGTCAATGGTGATGCCAATTCCCGTGCACATTGGGTTACCTACGCTATCGGGACTGTAGCAACTTCTATTATAGGAACAAAAGGTACAACGGCCATCGTAAAGACAGGAACCACTGCAGTCAAAGCAGCTGCCCCAACAATAGTTGCAACGACGAAGAGAGCAAGTTCATCACTAGTCAATCTATTACCATACACCCCACGTCCTCAGCTGGCTATGGCAGGAGAGATACCTTATAACGTGGTGAATAGCGCGGGGTATAAGGATCAACTGCTTAATATGGCGGAAGTTGAAAGTGGAGTTAAGGGTACAGGTTATAGTGGAAAGGTAGTTAGTGGAGCTGAATGGTCAAAAATAAAAACATATTCCGCCGATGAAGCAAATAAATGGTGGAAAGATAATATGGGCTATGAAAACTCACCATATAAACTAGGTACGATTGTTTCCGAAGTTAAATTATCAAAAAATACAAAATTTGTTAGAGTATATGATGGGGATGTATCGGGTCAATTCGGAGGTTGGTTAATGAAAGCAGAAGATATAGCTGAACTTACTCCCCAACAGATTAGAGATAAATTTGCATTGCCAGCAGTTCCTAAATATATAACAGATGTAAATGTACCTGCAGATACTGTTTTGAGAACAGGAATTGTAAATCCTTTGGAAGGATGGGGTGCAGGCGGTGGTGTTCAATTTGATTTAATGGGTAAAAGGATTGGAGAATTTACCAATCCTAGGTTATTACCATAA
- a CDS encoding SDR family NAD(P)-dependent oxidoreductase, with protein MVDYFQLAGKIAVVTGGASGIGLATAKLLSEVGTKTVILDIDEQKGKEVEKRLQESGLAIEFMKCDVTNAQDCQRVAQLLEEKYGKVDILFNNAGIIRRKTVIELEESEWDAVIDVSLKGVYLLSKYLIPLMREHGGGSIINTGSGWGLKGGDKAASYCAAKAGVVNLTRAMAIDHGPENIRVNCICPGDTDTPLLRNEAIQLDIEENSFLRSSAVDRPLARLGTPEDIAKGVLFLASDLSSWVTGTTLTVDGGGLA; from the coding sequence TTGGTAGATTATTTTCAATTAGCTGGAAAAATTGCTGTAGTTACAGGAGGTGCTTCGGGAATTGGTCTTGCAACCGCTAAATTATTGAGTGAGGTGGGGACAAAAACCGTCATTCTCGATATTGATGAGCAAAAAGGAAAGGAAGTGGAAAAAAGACTTCAAGAATCTGGTTTAGCCATTGAATTTATGAAGTGTGATGTGACAAATGCTCAAGATTGCCAACGCGTGGCACAGTTGTTGGAAGAAAAATACGGAAAAGTCGATATACTCTTTAACAATGCAGGTATTATTCGTAGAAAAACAGTGATTGAATTAGAAGAATCTGAGTGGGATGCGGTAATCGATGTCTCTTTAAAAGGTGTTTATTTATTATCTAAATATTTAATTCCACTTATGCGTGAACATGGTGGAGGAAGTATTATCAATACAGGGTCGGGCTGGGGGTTAAAAGGTGGAGACAAAGCAGCTTCCTACTGTGCTGCTAAAGCAGGAGTCGTAAATCTAACAAGAGCCATGGCCATTGATCATGGACCAGAGAACATTCGGGTGAATTGTATTTGCCCAGGGGACACGGATACGCCTTTATTACGAAACGAGGCAATCCAACTAGATATAGAAGAGAATAGTTTCTTACGAAGTTCAGCAGTTGATCGACCTTTGGCAAGGTTAGGGACACCTGAAGATATTGCTAAAGGAGTATTATTCCTTGCAAGTGATTTATCTTCTTGGGTTACCGGAACTACATTGACCGTTGATGGTGGAGGCTTAGCATAA
- a CDS encoding ABC transporter substrate-binding protein gives MKRILFCFLMVLVVTLMVACAEENASETPETAASEVEAEGSNATSDMNLVNDGKLTFAMSGLLKPLNYKEDEKLVGFDVEIGNEIAKRIGLEPNPVTNPWETIIQGLRGKKYDAIIGSMTATEERAKQVDFSDPYYVSGATVFISSENKDIKTLDDLKGKTIGVTQASTYVEDAKKYTDKIKEFPSEIYALQDLPSGRLDAVITDRIVGISAIQESDLEIQTLGDIIKTEEIAVAINKDNPALLEAINKAIEEMVEDGTYTEISTKWFGEDLLK, from the coding sequence ATGAAAAGAATATTATTCTGTTTCTTAATGGTATTGGTAGTTACTTTAATGGTTGCATGTGCAGAAGAAAATGCAAGTGAAACACCTGAAACAGCCGCAAGTGAAGTAGAAGCTGAAGGAAGTAATGCAACTTCAGATATGAATTTAGTAAATGATGGGAAATTAACATTTGCAATGAGTGGTTTACTAAAACCTTTAAATTATAAAGAAGATGAAAAGTTAGTTGGATTCGATGTGGAAATTGGAAATGAAATTGCAAAGAGAATTGGTCTTGAGCCAAACCCTGTAACAAACCCATGGGAAACAATCATACAGGGGTTAAGAGGAAAAAAATATGATGCAATTATTGGGAGTATGACAGCTACTGAGGAGAGGGCTAAACAAGTTGATTTTTCAGATCCGTACTATGTTTCCGGAGCTACAGTGTTTATCTCAAGTGAAAATAAAGATATTAAAACTTTAGATGATTTGAAGGGGAAAACGATAGGTGTTACGCAAGCTAGTACTTACGTGGAGGATGCAAAAAAATATACAGATAAAATTAAAGAATTTCCTAGTGAGATTTATGCATTACAAGATCTTCCTTCAGGACGTTTAGATGCAGTAATCACAGATAGAATTGTAGGCATTTCAGCGATTCAAGAGTCTGACTTAGAAATTCAAACATTGGGAGATATTATTAAAACCGAGGAAATTGCAGTGGCCATTAATAAAGATAACCCAGCATTACTAGAAGCGATTAACAAAGCAATTGAAGAAATGGTTGAGGATGGAACCTACACAGAAATAAGTACAAAATGGTTTGGCGAAGATCTATTAAAATAA
- a CDS encoding amino acid ABC transporter ATP-binding protein, whose amino-acid sequence MIKLKSLSKSFGNLKVLKDINLEIKKSEVVVLIGASGSGKSTLLRCMNFLEILDEGTISINDELIDTEKTNLNHVRENMGMVFQHFNLFPHLSVLRNITEAPINVKKQSRENANIKAMELLNRVGLADKANYYPDQLSGGQKQRVAIARALAMNPDIMLFDEPTSALDPELVGEVLETMKNLARDGMTMVIVTHEMGFAKEVADRVIMLADGKIIEEGHPKEFFKAPKEARTIRFLQQVI is encoded by the coding sequence ATGATAAAGTTGAAGTCGCTTTCTAAATCATTTGGTAATTTAAAAGTATTAAAAGATATAAATTTAGAAATCAAGAAATCAGAAGTAGTTGTATTAATTGGAGCCAGTGGATCAGGAAAAAGTACATTGTTACGATGTATGAACTTTTTGGAAATATTAGATGAAGGTACAATTAGTATCAACGATGAGCTTATTGATACTGAAAAAACAAATTTAAACCACGTTAGAGAAAACATGGGTATGGTATTTCAACATTTCAATTTATTCCCCCATTTAAGTGTTTTGCGGAATATAACTGAAGCACCAATTAATGTTAAGAAGCAAAGTAGGGAAAATGCGAATATTAAAGCAATGGAATTATTAAATCGAGTTGGCCTTGCTGATAAAGCTAATTATTATCCAGACCAGTTATCTGGGGGGCAAAAGCAACGTGTTGCTATTGCAAGGGCACTTGCGATGAATCCAGATATCATGCTGTTTGATGAACCTACATCAGCATTAGATCCAGAGTTGGTTGGGGAAGTATTAGAAACAATGAAAAACTTAGCGAGAGATGGTATGACAATGGTAATTGTGACTCATGAAATGGGATTTGCAAAAGAAGTTGCGGATAGGGTGATTATGTTAGCTGACGGTAAGATTATTGAAGAGGGTCATCCAAAAGAATTCTTTAAAGCTCCAAAAGAAGCTAGAACAATAAGATTTTTACAGCAAGTTATATAA
- a CDS encoding amino acid ABC transporter permease, giving the protein MEFFESIISIFNTHGIEFLKATVLTVKLTITSLIIACIIGLFFAFFKVSNIKILESIANAYIFIVRGMPLIVQLMFLYYGISSVFILSDFTAGAIALGIHSGAYIAEIFRGSIQSIDKGQMEAGRSLGMTYFTTMRRIVLPQSFKRAIPALANQFIIGLKDSSLVAYIAVSELFNHALSAQASNYMPLETYFVVGIYYLILVLIFTLLFNKLEKKMDVGKGKKHDKVEVAF; this is encoded by the coding sequence TTGGAGTTTTTTGAAAGTATAATATCGATATTCAATACACATGGAATAGAATTTTTAAAAGCAACGGTATTGACCGTTAAATTAACAATCACTTCGCTAATTATCGCATGTATTATTGGGTTGTTTTTTGCCTTTTTTAAGGTTTCAAATATAAAAATATTAGAAAGCATTGCTAATGCTTATATCTTCATTGTTCGTGGTATGCCACTTATAGTACAACTAATGTTCCTGTACTATGGTATTTCTAGTGTATTTATTCTATCCGATTTTACAGCTGGAGCTATTGCACTAGGAATCCATTCTGGAGCATATATTGCTGAAATTTTCCGAGGATCCATTCAATCTATTGATAAGGGACAAATGGAGGCGGGACGATCTTTAGGAATGACATATTTCACAACGATGAGAAGGATTGTTTTACCACAAAGCTTTAAGAGGGCTATTCCTGCGTTGGCCAATCAATTCATTATTGGATTAAAAGACTCCTCATTAGTAGCCTATATTGCAGTATCAGAGTTATTTAACCATGCTTTATCTGCTCAAGCATCCAATTATATGCCTCTAGAAACATATTTTGTAGTGGGTATTTATTATTTGATTTTAGTTTTAATATTCACACTGCTTTTCAATAAGCTTGAAAAGAAAATGGATGTTGGAAAGGGGAAAAAACATGATAAAGTTGAAGTCGCTTTCTAA
- the gcvPA gene encoding aminomethyl-transferring glycine dehydrogenase subunit GcvPA: MSKKVHPYIPNMVSEVKREMLDEIGVNSIEELYSCIPEELQLKSKLNIPKALNELELRRHIEGLLNKNKSANEYINFLGAGCWQHFIPAVCDEVNQRSEFLTAYAGEPYEDHGRFQALFEYQSLMAELVDMDVVNVPTFDWGQAASTSIRMASRITKRSRVLLANTVSPERRKIIKNYGTPQLTFEGVKFDLNTGLMDLADLEEKLSQDVAVIYFENPSYLGFIESQGQKISNLAKKYGALMIVGVDPISLGVLAPPSQYGADIVCGDLQPLGMHMNYSGGQAGFIATHNDPVFVNEYPSRLFGIIPTLNDGEYGFGDIAYDRTSFADRENGKESVGTQTALWGITAGVYLSLIGPNGMYDLGQAIMQNSQYAVMQLNKIKNIRGSRITSPFFKEFVIDFNDTGLTVAEINAQLLEQKVFGGKDLSLEFPEYGQSALYCVTEVHTKEDIDRLVSVLSKIVTK; this comes from the coding sequence ATGAGCAAAAAAGTTCATCCGTATATTCCGAATATGGTTTCAGAAGTAAAACGAGAAATGTTAGATGAAATTGGTGTGAATTCAATTGAGGAACTCTATTCTTGTATTCCTGAAGAATTACAGTTAAAAAGCAAATTGAATATCCCAAAAGCATTAAATGAATTAGAGTTACGCCGACATATTGAAGGGCTATTAAATAAGAATAAAAGTGCAAATGAGTACATTAACTTTTTAGGGGCTGGTTGTTGGCAACATTTCATACCGGCAGTATGTGATGAAGTGAATCAACGATCAGAATTTCTAACGGCTTATGCAGGGGAACCTTACGAAGACCATGGTCGTTTCCAAGCCTTATTCGAATATCAAAGTCTAATGGCTGAGCTTGTAGATATGGATGTAGTGAATGTCCCAACTTTCGATTGGGGGCAAGCAGCTTCTACGTCGATTCGTATGGCAAGTCGAATCACAAAACGTTCAAGAGTCTTGCTTGCCAATACAGTTTCACCTGAACGAAGGAAGATTATTAAAAACTATGGTACGCCTCAATTAACATTTGAAGGTGTGAAATTTGATCTTAATACTGGGTTAATGGATTTAGCTGACTTAGAAGAAAAATTATCGCAGGATGTTGCAGTTATTTATTTTGAAAATCCATCATATTTAGGTTTTATTGAATCACAAGGTCAGAAAATTTCTAACCTTGCGAAAAAATATGGAGCATTGATGATAGTGGGAGTAGATCCAATTTCTCTTGGTGTACTTGCACCTCCAAGTCAATATGGAGCTGATATTGTGTGTGGAGACCTTCAACCACTGGGCATGCACATGAATTACAGTGGTGGGCAAGCTGGCTTTATTGCGACACATAATGACCCTGTATTTGTTAATGAGTATCCAAGTCGATTATTTGGAATAATTCCCACATTAAATGATGGCGAATATGGTTTTGGAGATATTGCGTATGATCGTACGTCTTTTGCAGATCGAGAAAACGGTAAAGAATCTGTAGGTACACAAACAGCGTTATGGGGCATTACAGCTGGTGTTTATTTATCGTTGATTGGACCGAATGGTATGTACGATTTAGGTCAGGCAATTATGCAAAACAGTCAGTATGCAGTGATGCAACTAAATAAAATTAAAAATATTAGAGGTTCGAGAATTACATCACCATTCTTTAAGGAATTTGTCATTGATTTTAATGACACAGGTTTAACAGTTGCAGAGATCAATGCACAATTATTAGAACAAAAGGTCTTTGGAGGAAAGGATTTATCGTTAGAATTCCCTGAATATGGTCAATCAGCACTTTATTGTGTAACTGAAGTGCATACCAAAGAAGATATCGATCGCCTAGTAAGTGTTTTATCAAAAATTGTTACTAAGTAA